A genome region from bacterium includes the following:
- a CDS encoding fibronectin type III domain-containing protein gives MFYHTSSAETRAGAHLGGYYWIPALIVLVALVASGGAPALAQTPQEGPGGPILLITNYDLPLSYYYAEILRTEGFNEFEVIDVRDVHIGTMDPYDLVIIAEMHLNSLYPPKFQQYLDQGGNVIAFRPDPLLYGICGVASAADTLSNGYLLIDDGAAPGRGLVGETIQYHGPAELYDLAGAATVATLYADATTPTSHPAVTLRDVGAAGGQFAVFAYDLARSAVLTRQGNPDWAAQDRDGDGRIRTNDLFVGDTPGVDDWIDLDKVAIPQADEQQRLLANLILHMNQNSMPLPRFWYFPNGHKAVVLLTEDNHGTTWSMDRFEQHLVESPPGCVLEDWECVRSSSYIYATNPMTDAQAAYYDALGFEISIHSNTGCDTPWPDLPALQAIYDAQFPPFVAKYASIPSPLSERAHCVTWADYDSRPIVQYGYGIRLDVTYYYENVTAWQIDAHPGMFTGSGMPMRFTDFGGGMIDVFQATTQMTDESGQTYPHTIDALLDGALGPDGYYGAFTANMHADYEASNGSYNAPVIVAAAQARDVPIITSRQMLNWLDARNASSWQNLTWDGSTLLGDVVQAPNALHLEGMLPSIWSTGAIAEITRDGLPIEYRIEEIKGISYAIFGAGAGSYAATYEEDLTPPLITDVQHAVGAYGTATITWDTDEPADSRVEYGTDSGDLDLSADASALVLAHTLQLPMLDPGTTYYYRVVSSDYWDNTATEPPVGAFSFTTPPPVCFADIEIADFAAGAFDAGVHLAATADGELVLAPEIGVEFLDGVLPAGWSAPPADPGGIAVVAGGLLTLDGARAHPDAVFAYPTGDEVRSLEFVATFGAAINQHAGFGLTLQEYPYAIFSTYGDGATLRAHTRLDVATGLITSLGAGYLGAPHLYRIEWRAAAVDYFIDGTPVIHHDLSPAQDLHPVAFDRYLGGPTLAVDWMRMSPYATDGEFTSRVFDALSVSTWGAAFWTGAEPAGTGLELSYRLGDTPVPDGSWTAYTLLPASGSVIGSASQYFQYRLVLSTADPLVTPRLDDFALNCELGDDVTPPLITELAVAPGTSGATAVVTWLTNEPADSRIGYGTAPGNLDTEVSDAALVTSHSLQLTGLAPGTLYHFRVTSTDPADNAATEPPLLDSPATFLTPYPPCLAESAVADFAGGDHAGTYVSESQDGEVILEPTVGAEFSGTDLPEGWTLIAEAPGGSTTVMGGTITVDGTRPGTVALFAPGRSLEFRGTFDNVTNQHVGFGVTFGEFSWAIFSTGGSGSGLKARTRMDDVYLDETLPSVYQGAPHDFRIDWNVGSVDYYIDGELAAHHDIDVTVPLRPMISDTTVDGIVLAVDWLRMTPFATAGSYVSAVYDAGQTVIWDAVDWLSTEPPGTSVLISARCGHTPLPDASWTDYGIVPGPGGSLGVATRYVQYRADLVSDDDRRTPVLEEVTITCGATTAVDPELAVPDRTRLHQNYPNPFNPSTTLRFSLASRGDVTLKLYAVDGRLVRTLVAGELAAGHHEVVWDGTDQRGRRLPSSLYFARLVAADRTETCRLMMIK, from the coding sequence ATGTTCTACCACACGTCGTCGGCGGAGACCCGCGCGGGAGCACACCTCGGCGGGTATTACTGGATTCCGGCCCTGATCGTCCTGGTCGCCCTGGTGGCGAGCGGAGGCGCCCCGGCCCTCGCGCAGACGCCCCAGGAGGGGCCCGGCGGTCCCATACTCCTGATCACCAACTACGACCTCCCCCTGTCCTACTACTACGCGGAGATCCTGCGTACGGAGGGCTTCAACGAATTCGAGGTCATCGACGTGCGGGACGTGCACATCGGCACCATGGATCCCTACGACCTGGTGATCATCGCCGAGATGCACCTGAATTCCCTCTATCCGCCCAAGTTCCAGCAGTACCTCGATCAGGGGGGCAACGTGATCGCCTTCCGGCCGGATCCCCTGCTGTACGGGATCTGCGGCGTGGCCAGCGCGGCCGACACCCTGTCCAACGGTTACCTGTTGATCGACGATGGCGCGGCCCCCGGTCGCGGACTGGTCGGCGAGACCATCCAGTACCACGGCCCCGCCGAGCTGTACGATCTGGCGGGCGCCGCCACCGTGGCCACGCTCTACGCGGACGCCACGACGCCCACCTCTCATCCCGCAGTCACGCTGCGCGACGTGGGCGCGGCCGGCGGACAGTTCGCCGTTTTCGCCTACGATCTGGCCCGCTCGGCGGTCCTGACGCGCCAGGGCAATCCCGACTGGGCTGCCCAGGACCGGGACGGCGACGGCCGCATCCGCACCAACGACCTCTTCGTGGGCGACACCCCGGGCGTGGACGACTGGATCGACCTCGACAAGGTCGCCATCCCGCAGGCCGACGAGCAGCAGCGCCTGCTGGCCAACCTGATCCTGCACATGAACCAGAACAGCATGCCGCTGCCGCGGTTCTGGTACTTCCCGAACGGCCACAAGGCCGTTGTCCTGTTGACCGAGGACAACCACGGCACGACCTGGTCCATGGACCGCTTCGAACAGCATCTGGTCGAGAGCCCCCCCGGCTGCGTCCTGGAGGACTGGGAGTGCGTCCGGTCCAGCTCCTACATCTATGCGACCAATCCCATGACGGACGCCCAGGCCGCCTACTACGACGCGCTGGGCTTCGAGATCTCGATCCACTCGAACACCGGCTGCGACACGCCGTGGCCCGACCTGCCCGCCCTGCAGGCCATCTACGACGCCCAGTTCCCCCCGTTCGTGGCGAAATACGCCAGCATCCCCAGCCCCCTGAGCGAGCGCGCCCACTGCGTGACCTGGGCCGACTACGACTCGCGCCCCATCGTCCAGTACGGCTACGGGATCCGGCTCGACGTGACCTACTACTACGAGAACGTCACCGCCTGGCAGATCGACGCGCACCCGGGCATGTTCACCGGCTCGGGAATGCCGATGCGCTTCACCGACTTCGGCGGCGGCATGATCGACGTCTTCCAGGCCACCACCCAGATGACGGACGAGTCCGGCCAGACCTACCCCCACACGATCGATGCCCTGCTGGACGGGGCCCTGGGGCCGGACGGCTACTACGGCGCTTTCACGGCGAACATGCACGCCGACTACGAGGCGTCCAACGGTTCCTACAACGCGCCGGTCATCGTGGCCGCCGCCCAGGCCCGGGACGTGCCGATCATCACGTCGCGGCAGATGCTCAACTGGCTGGACGCCCGCAACGCCTCCTCCTGGCAGAACCTGACCTGGGACGGCAGCACGTTGCTCGGCGACGTGGTGCAGGCGCCCAACGCGCTGCATCTCGAGGGCATGCTCCCATCCATCTGGAGCACGGGCGCCATCGCGGAGATCACCCGCGACGGGCTGCCTATCGAATACCGGATCGAAGAGATCAAGGGCATCAGCTACGCCATCTTCGGCGCCGGGGCGGGCAGCTACGCCGCGACCTACGAGGAGGACCTGACGCCGCCTCTCATCACCGACGTGCAGCACGCCGTCGGCGCCTACGGCACGGCCACGATCACCTGGGACACTGACGAACCGGCCGATTCGCGTGTCGAGTACGGGACCGACTCCGGCGACCTCGACCTGAGCGCCGACGCGTCAGCCCTGGTCCTCGCCCACACCCTCCAGCTCCCGATGCTGGACCCCGGCACGACGTACTACTACCGTGTCGTCTCGAGCGACTACTGGGACAACACCGCCACCGAGCCGCCGGTCGGCGCCTTCTCGTTCACCACGCCTCCTCCGGTGTGCTTCGCGGACATCGAGATCGCCGACTTCGCCGCCGGCGCCTTCGATGCGGGAGTTCATCTCGCGGCCACCGCGGACGGCGAACTCGTGCTCGCTCCGGAGATCGGCGTGGAGTTCCTGGACGGCGTCCTGCCGGCCGGCTGGTCGGCTCCTCCCGCCGATCCCGGCGGCATCGCGGTCGTGGCCGGCGGCCTGCTGACCCTCGACGGCGCGCGCGCGCATCCCGACGCGGTATTCGCCTACCCCACCGGGGACGAGGTCCGCTCGCTCGAGTTCGTCGCGACCTTCGGCGCGGCGATCAACCAGCACGCGGGGTTCGGCCTGACGCTGCAGGAGTACCCCTACGCCATCTTCAGCACCTATGGCGACGGGGCGACGCTTCGCGCCCACACCCGGCTGGACGTCGCCACCGGTCTGATCACGTCGCTGGGCGCGGGATATCTGGGAGCGCCGCACCTCTACCGCATCGAATGGCGCGCGGCCGCCGTCGACTACTTCATCGACGGCACGCCGGTGATCCATCACGATCTCAGCCCGGCCCAGGACCTGCATCCGGTGGCCTTCGACCGCTACCTGGGCGGCCCCACCCTGGCCGTGGACTGGATGCGGATGAGTCCCTACGCGACGGACGGCGAATTCACGTCCCGCGTCTTCGACGCCCTGAGCGTGTCCACCTGGGGGGCCGCCTTCTGGACGGGCGCGGAACCCGCGGGCACCGGTCTCGAGCTCTCCTACCGGCTGGGCGACACGCCCGTGCCCGACGGGTCGTGGACGGCGTACACCCTGCTGCCGGCTTCGGGTTCAGTCATCGGCAGCGCCAGCCAGTATTTCCAGTACCGTCTCGTGCTGTCGACGGCCGATCCCCTGGTCACGCCCCGGCTGGATGACTTCGCCCTGAACTGCGAACTCGGCGACGACGTCACTCCCCCGCTCATCACCGAGCTGGCGGTCGCGCCGGGCACGAGCGGTGCCACTGCGGTCGTCACCTGGCTCACGAACGAGCCCGCGGACTCGAGGATCGGCTACGGCACCGCCCCGGGGAACCTGGATACCGAGGTCAGCGACGCCGCGCTGGTCACGAGCCACAGCCTGCAACTGACCGGACTGGCGCCGGGAACGCTGTACCACTTCCGCGTGACTTCGACCGACCCGGCGGACAACGCGGCGACAGAGCCGCCGCTGCTCGATTCGCCCGCCACATTCCTCACGCCGTACCCGCCGTGTCTGGCGGAGAGCGCCGTCGCCGATTTCGCCGGCGGGGACCACGCGGGGACCTACGTGTCTGAGTCGCAGGACGGCGAGGTGATCCTGGAGCCCACGGTGGGCGCCGAGTTCTCCGGCACGGACCTGCCGGAGGGATGGACGCTGATCGCCGAAGCCCCCGGCGGCAGCACCACCGTGATGGGCGGAACCATCACGGTGGACGGCACGCGTCCCGGCACCGTCGCCCTCTTCGCGCCGGGCCGCTCGCTGGAGTTCCGCGGCACCTTCGACAACGTGACGAACCAGCACGTCGGTTTCGGCGTGACGTTCGGCGAGTTCTCCTGGGCCATCTTCAGCACCGGCGGCAGCGGCTCGGGCCTGAAGGCCCGGACCCGGATGGATGACGTGTACCTCGACGAGACGCTGCCCAGCGTCTATCAGGGCGCGCCTCACGATTTCCGCATAGACTGGAACGTCGGCAGCGTGGACTACTACATCGACGGCGAACTGGCCGCGCATCACGACATCGACGTGACGGTGCCCCTGCGCCCCATGATCAGCGATACGACCGTGGACGGCATCGTGCTCGCCGTGGATTGGCTGCGCATGACGCCCTTCGCCACCGCGGGCAGCTACGTCTCCGCGGTGTACGACGCCGGTCAGACCGTGATCTGGGACGCGGTCGACTGGCTGAGCACCGAACCCCCGGGGACCTCGGTGCTGATCTCCGCCCGCTGCGGGCATACGCCGCTGCCCGACGCGTCCTGGACCGACTACGGCATCGTTCCCGGCCCCGGCGGCTCCCTCGGCGTCGCCACGCGCTACGTCCAGTACCGCGCCGACCTGGTCTCGGATGACGATCGTCGTACCCCGGTGCTGGAAGAGGTGACCATCACCTGCGGCGCCACCACGGCGGTGGATCCGGAGCTGGCCGTGCCCGACCGCACGCGTCTCCACCAGAACTACCCGAACCCCTTCAACCCCAGCACGACCTTGCGTTTCTCGCTCGCTAGCCGGGGCGACGTCACGCTCAAGCTGTACGCGGTGGACGGGCGGCTGGTGCGCACCCTGGTCGCAGGGGAGCTGGCGGCCGGGCATCACGAGGTGGTCTGGGACGGAACCGACCAGCGGGGCCGCCGCCTGCCGTCATCCCTGTATTTCGCGCGGCTTGTCGCGGCGGACCGGACCGAGACGTGCCGTCTGATGATGATCAAGTGA
- the mnmA gene encoding tRNA 2-thiouridine(34) synthase MnmA has product MTFPLPVPAELEAAAPPGSSVLLGLSGGVDSSLALALLKHLGCDVHCVTLKNFCTSDAAFGGAGNRSCCSLDAIDGARRLAARFGSRHWVGGVEDRFKARVIDPFVREYLSGRTPNPCVGCNTAIRFPELARRADALGLDLIATGHYARLAREGGETRLLRGVDAAKDQSYFLHGIDQAVLGRCVFPLGWFDKGQVRAAAAALGLEAARRPDSQEICFIPDGDRAFLFEGTGGREPGDIVDRAGRVLGRHRGLAHYTVGQRRGLGIAAPEPLYVLSLEPESNRLIAGARHELDVFEITCDGFRSPSPSFPEGGAGAADASPVEAQVRHRQRGVPVATWSRRGGTLTVTLSAPARGVAPGQFLVLYAGDRVLGGARIVSTS; this is encoded by the coding sequence ATGACCTTCCCCCTGCCCGTGCCCGCAGAGCTCGAGGCTGCGGCGCCTCCGGGCAGCAGCGTGTTGCTCGGCCTGAGCGGCGGCGTCGACAGCAGCCTCGCACTCGCTCTCCTGAAGCATCTGGGCTGCGACGTCCACTGCGTGACGCTCAAGAACTTCTGCACCTCGGATGCCGCCTTCGGCGGTGCCGGGAACCGGTCGTGCTGTTCGCTGGACGCCATCGACGGGGCCCGGCGGCTGGCGGCGCGCTTCGGGTCCCGGCACTGGGTCGGCGGCGTCGAGGATCGTTTCAAGGCTCGGGTCATCGATCCCTTCGTCCGGGAATACCTGTCAGGGCGTACGCCCAATCCCTGCGTCGGCTGCAACACGGCGATCCGTTTCCCGGAACTGGCGCGACGTGCCGACGCCCTGGGTCTGGACCTGATCGCGACGGGCCATTACGCGAGGCTGGCGCGGGAGGGAGGCGAGACCCGACTGCTGCGCGGGGTGGATGCGGCCAAGGACCAGTCGTACTTCCTGCACGGTATCGATCAGGCGGTGCTGGGACGCTGCGTCTTCCCGCTCGGCTGGTTCGACAAGGGGCAGGTACGCGCGGCGGCGGCCGCGCTCGGCCTGGAGGCGGCCCGCCGGCCCGACAGCCAGGAGATCTGCTTCATACCGGACGGCGACCGGGCCTTCCTCTTCGAGGGGACGGGCGGCCGCGAGCCGGGCGACATCGTCGACCGGGCGGGAAGAGTGCTGGGTCGGCACCGTGGGCTGGCCCACTACACGGTCGGTCAGCGCCGCGGCCTGGGCATCGCCGCACCGGAACCGCTCTACGTGCTGTCGCTCGAACCGGAAAGCAACCGGCTGATCGCGGGCGCCCGGCACGAACTGGACGTCTTCGAGATCACATGTGACGGCTTTCGTTCGCCGTCGCCCTCGTTTCCGGAAGGCGGGGCCGGGGCGGCTGACGCCTCGCCGGTGGAGGCGCAGGTCCGCCACCGCCAACGCGGCGTGCCCGTCGCGACCTGGTCCCGTCGCGGCGGGACGTTGACCGTGACCCTGTCCGCCCCGGCCAGGGGTGTGGCTCCCGGCCAGTTCCTCGTGCTCTACGCGGGGGACCGGGTACTGGGCGGCGCGCGTATCGTTTCGACTTCTTGA
- a CDS encoding tetratricopeptide repeat protein: MNGVRAYTASSFLILLIILSSLAFLAGCREKVELSELERVLAEYRQLPAEEQEAALRGLAAAGTPEAKYAWYELGNIFYRRATTTELAPGEGSASGTNALLDSALAYFEVASSSDSTFVEPLVNAGLIWDDLSEGRTPEAMAAVNKATELYTRAIALRPGDEKACCNLGSLYFRRHQYMNALAEFKAALEGNPRSALAHYNLAIMFAESKMYREAIVEWEDAAEFDEEGDIRERSLENIRVIKELMEAEIPANLTEPAGDKTS, encoded by the coding sequence ATGAATGGCGTTCGTGCGTACACGGCTTCGAGCTTCTTGATCCTGCTGATCATCCTGTCATCGCTGGCGTTTCTCGCGGGTTGCCGCGAGAAAGTGGAATTGTCGGAACTGGAGCGCGTCCTGGCCGAATACCGCCAGCTGCCGGCGGAGGAGCAGGAAGCCGCCCTGCGCGGTCTCGCCGCCGCGGGCACACCCGAGGCGAAATACGCCTGGTACGAACTCGGCAACATCTTCTACCGGCGGGCGACCACGACGGAGCTGGCTCCCGGCGAGGGCTCCGCGTCCGGCACCAACGCCCTGCTCGATTCGGCGCTGGCGTACTTCGAGGTGGCGTCGTCGTCGGACAGCACCTTCGTCGAGCCGCTCGTCAACGCCGGTCTGATCTGGGACGACCTGTCGGAAGGCCGCACGCCCGAGGCGATGGCGGCCGTGAACAAGGCCACCGAACTCTACACGCGCGCCATCGCGCTGCGGCCCGGCGACGAGAAGGCCTGTTGCAACCTGGGCTCACTCTACTTCCGCAGGCACCAGTACATGAATGCCCTGGCGGAGTTCAAGGCCGCTCTGGAGGGCAATCCCCGCAGCGCGCTCGCCCACTACAACCTGGCGATCATGTTCGCCGAATCGAAGATGTACCGCGAGGCGATCGTGGAGTGGGAGGACGCGGCCGAATTCGACGAGGAGGGCGACATCCGCGAACGTTCCCTCGAGAACATCAGGGTCATCAAGGAACTGATGGAGGCCGAGATCCCGGCCAACCTGACCGAACCGGCCGGCGACAAGACGTCCTGA